From uncultured Bacteroides sp.:
TCATCAAGAACGGAGGGAACAGCAGTTGCGTGCTTACGAAAACCAGCAGAAACAGATACAGGAAACAGAGGACTTTATAGAACGTTTCCGTTACAAAGCCACGAAAGCGGTGCAGGTGCAGAGTCGTATCAAACAGTTGGATAAGATTGAACGCCTTGAAGTGGACGATGAGGATACCTCTTCGCTGAGGCTTAAATTTCCACCGGCTTCCCGCTCTGGGAATTATCCCATTATAGCTGAGGATTTAAAGAAGGCTTATGGCGATCATGTGGTTTATCATGATGTAAATCTCACCATTAACCGTGGTGAAAAAGTGGCTTTCGTGGGAAAGAACGGTGAAGGTAAATCTACATTGGTAAAATGTATCATGGGAGATATTGATTATGAAGGCAAACTAACCATCGGACACAATGTGCAGATTGGCTATTTTGCCCAGAATCAGGCACAGATGCTTGACGAGACTCTCACCGTGTTCGATACGATTGATTATGTGGCAACTGGAGATATCCGTACCAGGATTCGTGATATATTGGGCGCTTTTATGTTTGGCGGAGAGGCTTCCGACAAAAAAGTCAAGGTACTTTCCGGTGGAGAACGTACCCGGTTGGCTATGATTAAACTGTTGCTTGAACCGGTCAACTTGCTGATCCTCGATGAGCCTACCAACCACCTGGATATGCGTACAAAAGATGTACTCAAGGATGCTATTAAAGATTTTGACGGAACGGTGATTCTTGTTTCTCACGACCGTGAGTTCCTGGATGGCTTGGTCACTAAGGTTTATGAGTTTGGCGGGGAACTGGTCAAAGAACATCTGGGTGGCATTTATGACTTCTTGCAAAAGAAGAAGATGGACAGTCTCAATGAGCTGCAGCGCAAGACCGAATTATCAGCTTCTCCCACCGTACAGAATGACGAACCTGAAACAGTATCTGAAAATAAGCTCTCTTATGAAGCACAGAAAGAACTGAACAAAAAACTCCGTAAACTGGAGAAACAGGTGAGTGATTGTGAAAAGAAAATTGAGAAACTGGAGGAAAAGATATCGGCGGTTGAATTAAAGATGGCAACTCCTGAAGGAGCCTCGGATATGGAACTTTATGCTCAGCATCAAAGTCTGAAACAGGAGATGGACAGCGTGGTTGAGGAATGGGAGTCTGCTTCCATCGAACTGGAAGAGGCTAAAGGGGAATAAAATGTCTTTTGAATATTTTTTTGTATTAATAATATCACTCTCTGTGATTTTATCTTTTGTATTCGCGTCAAATAGCGAAATAAAGATGATAACTATAATCAATAATGTATGAAATTAAAGAATTATTTACCGTTAATTGCATTTTGCTTAATGAGTACTGGGTGGAATAGCAAAATGAGTGCGCAGTTAACTCCAGGAGTTGACTTCAATAATCTCGATAAGACCGCATTACCTGGAAAGGATTTTTATCAGTATGCTTGTGGAGGATGGATGAAAAATAATCCGCTGACAGGTGAATATGCACGTTTTGGCTCTTTTGATAAGTTGGCTGAAAATAATCGTGAACAATTGAAAGGCCTGATAGAAGGACTTGCAAATACAAAGAATCAACAGGGAACAGTGGGACAAAAGATTGGTGATTTGTATAATATAGCTATGGATAGCGCAAAATTGAATAAAGAGGGCGCGGCTCCAATCAAACCTTATCTGAAGAAAATTGCTTCATTAAAGGGCAAATCAGGTATTTATTCCTTAATGGCCGATATGCGTAAGATGGGGCTTGATCCCTTTTTCACTGTTTATGTGAGTCCTGACGATATGAACAGTTCAATGAATATGGTTCATACATACCAGAGCGGCATAAGTATGGGCGAGCGTGAGTATTATTTGGATAATGATACTAAGACGAAGGAAATTCGTGATAAATACAAACTGCATGTTGTGAAAATGTTCCAGTTAGTGGGATTCGATAAGGCTGCAGCACAAAAGGCTATGGCATCTGTCCTATTGATTGAAACCCGTTTGGCAAAGGCTGCCCGTACAAAGGTGGAGCTGAGAGATCCTCATGCCAACTACAACAAGATGACGGTTGCTGCATTGAAGAAACAGTATCCTTCTTTTGGTTGGGATGAATTTCTCAAGGATTTTGGGTTGAATGGCCTGAAAGAAATTAATATAGGTCAGCCAGCTTCTATAAAAGAAGTGGTGAATATAATCAATACTATTCCGTTGAAAGATCAGATTGCTTATCTGCAATGGAAATTGATTGATGCTTCTGCTTCATGTTTAAGTGATGCAATCAATGCTCAGAACTTTGATTTCTACAGCAAAACAATGAATGGAGTGAAAGAGATGAAGCCACGCTGGAAACGTGCTGTATCTGTAGTGGATGGTTCTTTGGGTGAGGCTGTTGGTCAGATGTATACAGAAAAATATTTCCCTGCAGCAGCAAAAGAAAGAATGGTGTCTTTAGTGAAGAATCTTCAGACAGCATTGGGACAACGTATTCAGAACCTAGCTTGGATGAGCAATGAAACAAAGGCAAAAGCTCAGGAAAAACTATCTGCATTTACTGTAAAGATAGGGTATCCGGATAAGTGGAGAGATTATTCTGCTTTGCAGATTAAAAATGATTCTTATTGGGAAAACGTAGAAAGGGTAAATAATTTTGAACATAACTACATGATTGGCAAGGCTAACAAACCAGTGGATAAAGCTGAGTGGCAAATGACCCCGCAAACGGTGAATGCTTATTATAATCCTACCACGAATGAAATTTGTTTTCCTGCCGGAATTCTGCAGTATCCTTTCTTTGATATGAATGCGGACGATGCTTTCAATTATGGAGCAATTGGTGTGGTTATCGGTCATGAGATGACTCACGGTTTCGATGATCAGGGCAGACAATATGATAAAGACGGAAACCTAAAAGATTGGTGGACTGCAGAAGATGCAAAGAACTTTGAAACTCGTTCAGCTGTAATGGCAAATTTCTTTGATAGTATTTATGTTGCACCGGGTGTACACGCAAACGGTAAATTCACTCTTGGAGAAAATATTGCTGATCATGGTGGTCTTCAGATCTCTTTCCAGGCATTTAAGAATGCAACAGCCAATGCTCCTCTTCAAACTGTGGATGGCTTTACTCCTGAACAGCGTTTCTTCTTATCTTATGCAGGTGTATGGGCTGGAAATATTCGTCCGGAAGCAATTCTGAGCCGTACAAAATCAGATCCTCACTCATTGGGAAAATGGCGCGTCAATGGAGCCCTTCCTCAAATAGGTGCATGGTATAAGGCCTTCAATATTACAGAAGAAGATCCGATGTATCTTCCTGTTGAAAAGAGGGTCTCTATTTGGTAAAAGTAGTTTCTTGTTATAATAGTGTGAGAGGTAAAAGCCGAATGTTTTGGCTTTTACCTCTTTTTTCTTTTCTCTCTGATTTTAAAGCATTATCTTAGCGCCATAAAATAGTAAGAATGAGAAAGAAGAGGTTTACCGGATGGCTTTTATTGCTAGTCAGCATGTTGGTGCTGATTGTACCGGTATTGCCCCATCATCATCATTTTGATAATGAGATTTGTCTGCAGGGTGATGCAGATTCTCCTACAAAACCTCATCAGCAGGCTGATGAAGATTGTGATGGCTATTGCATTAC
This genomic window contains:
- a CDS encoding ABC-F family ATP-binding cassette domain-containing protein, with amino-acid sequence MVSVEGLKVEFNAKALFDGVSYVINKKDRIGLVGKNGAGKSTMLKILAGLQTPTAGTVSAPKDVTIGYLPQVMILSDQYTVMEEAEQAFGHIKELQENIQRMNQELTDRTDYDSESYHKLIDRFTHENERFLMMGGTNYQAEIERTLVGLGFNRNDFSRPTSEFSGGWRMRIELAKLLLRKPDVLLLDEPTNHLDIESIQWLENFLATRCNAVVLVSHDRAFLDGVTTRTIEINCGKIYDYKVSYSHYVELHQERREQQLRAYENQQKQIQETEDFIERFRYKATKAVQVQSRIKQLDKIERLEVDDEDTSSLRLKFPPASRSGNYPIIAEDLKKAYGDHVVYHDVNLTINRGEKVAFVGKNGEGKSTLVKCIMGDIDYEGKLTIGHNVQIGYFAQNQAQMLDETLTVFDTIDYVATGDIRTRIRDILGAFMFGGEASDKKVKVLSGGERTRLAMIKLLLEPVNLLILDEPTNHLDMRTKDVLKDAIKDFDGTVILVSHDREFLDGLVTKVYEFGGELVKEHLGGIYDFLQKKKMDSLNELQRKTELSASPTVQNDEPETVSENKLSYEAQKELNKKLRKLEKQVSDCEKKIEKLEEKISAVELKMATPEGASDMELYAQHQSLKQEMDSVVEEWESASIELEEAKGE
- a CDS encoding M13 family metallopeptidase, which codes for MKLKNYLPLIAFCLMSTGWNSKMSAQLTPGVDFNNLDKTALPGKDFYQYACGGWMKNNPLTGEYARFGSFDKLAENNREQLKGLIEGLANTKNQQGTVGQKIGDLYNIAMDSAKLNKEGAAPIKPYLKKIASLKGKSGIYSLMADMRKMGLDPFFTVYVSPDDMNSSMNMVHTYQSGISMGEREYYLDNDTKTKEIRDKYKLHVVKMFQLVGFDKAAAQKAMASVLLIETRLAKAARTKVELRDPHANYNKMTVAALKKQYPSFGWDEFLKDFGLNGLKEINIGQPASIKEVVNIINTIPLKDQIAYLQWKLIDASASCLSDAINAQNFDFYSKTMNGVKEMKPRWKRAVSVVDGSLGEAVGQMYTEKYFPAAAKERMVSLVKNLQTALGQRIQNLAWMSNETKAKAQEKLSAFTVKIGYPDKWRDYSALQIKNDSYWENVERVNNFEHNYMIGKANKPVDKAEWQMTPQTVNAYYNPTTNEICFPAGILQYPFFDMNADDAFNYGAIGVVIGHEMTHGFDDQGRQYDKDGNLKDWWTAEDAKNFETRSAVMANFFDSIYVAPGVHANGKFTLGENIADHGGLQISFQAFKNATANAPLQTVDGFTPEQRFFLSYAGVWAGNIRPEAILSRTKSDPHSLGKWRVNGALPQIGAWYKAFNITEEDPMYLPVEKRVSIW